The following coding sequences are from one Musa acuminata AAA Group cultivar baxijiao chromosome BXJ2-4, Cavendish_Baxijiao_AAA, whole genome shotgun sequence window:
- the LOC135608898 gene encoding homeobox protein knotted-1-like 6 produces the protein MRQRANFICRDSPTDPELDQFMEAYNEMLIKYREELTRPLQEAMEFLRMMESQLNSLALTTGSVRISSAAEKFGVCSSGDDQDGNTDNAEPPELVASAEDRELKHHLLKKYSGYLSSLRQELSKKKKKGKLPKDARQQLLNWWELHYKWPYPSETQKVALAEATGLDLKQINNWFINQRKRHWKPSEDMQFVVMDGYHAPNTALYMDGQYFMGDDLYRLGP, from the exons ATGAGACAGCGGGCGAATTTTATCTGCCGTGACTCACCGACAGATCCGGAGCTCGATCAGTTCATG GAGGCATACAATGAGATGCTCATCAAGTACAGGGAAGAGCTAACGAGGCCACTGCAAGAGGCCATGGAGTTCCTCCGAATGATGGAATCTCAGCTCAATTCCCTTGCCCTCACCACCGGCTCCGTTCGCATCTCGTCCGCTG CTGAGAAGTTTGGAGTTTGTTCCTCTGGAGATGACCAAGATGGAAACACTGACAATGCTGAACCCCCTGAGCTCGTGGCGTCTGCTGAAGACCGAGAGCTGAAGCACCATCTTCTGAAGAAGTACAGTGGATATTTGAGCAGCCTCAGGCAAGAGctgtccaagaagaagaagaaagggaagctGCCGAAGGACGCTCGGCAGCAGTTGCTGAACTGGTGGGAGCTGCATTACAAGTGGCCATATCCTTCG GAGACTCAGAAGGTGGCGTTAGCAGAAGCTACTGGACTTGATCTGAAGCAGATCAACAACTGGTTCATAAATCAGAGGAAGAGGCACTGGAAACCATCAGAAGACATGCAGTTCGTGGTGATGGATGGATACCATGCACCTAACACTGCTCTTTACATGGATGGGCAGTACTTCATGGGAGATGACCTGTATCGCCTGGGACCTTGA
- the LOC135609468 gene encoding uncharacterized protein LOC135609468, with product MSHGDGKGDRDLRQGKAGGGTEWGMLLFGLFGTTFSVYRLWRTINLFYTQVNRSQSSSSWWKTTNNSNFGGFRDSAWRRYNRRMEKEYEKEKERVERIRRMQNIFYRERDKYKRSYENWRHSGDGAHEYTRHDYWNHKTDTDTSYGYQRTHYKISSSHSGNNSMSHHYSVLGLDWSRPEPYSDAEIKSAFRAKAIKYHPDQNQDIREAAEAKFKELMTSYEAIKTERQNGSPK from the exons ATGAGCCACGGCGACGGGAAGGGCGACCGGGATCTGCGGCAGGGGAAGGCAGGCGGAGGCACCGAATGGGGGATGCTTCTCTTCGGATTATTTGGTACCACGTTCTCG GTTTATCGGCTGTGGAGGACTATTAATTTGTTCTACACTCAG GTCAACAGATCACAATCAAGTTCGTCATGGTGGAAGACAActaataattcaaattttggaggttTTAGGGATTCAGCTTGGAGAAGATACAATCGTAGAATGGAGAAGGAATATGAGAAGGAAAAGGAGAGAGTG GAGCGTATTAGGCGcatgcaaaatatattttatagagagagagataaaTATAAGAGGAGCTATGAGAATTGGAGGCACAGTGGTGATGGTGCACATGAATATACTCGACATGATTATTGGAATCATAAGACCGATACAGATACATCTTATGGATATCAAAGGACTCATTACAAAATCAGTTCTAGCCACAGTGGAAACAATTCAATGTCACACCATTACTCAGTCTTGGGCCTTGACTG GTCTAGACCAGAACCATATTCGGATGCTGAGATTAAG AGCGCTTTCAGAGCAAAAGCAATAAAGTACCACCCTGATCAAAACCAAGATATTAGAG AAGCTGCTGAGGCGAAGTTTAAAGAACTGATGACGTCCTACGAAGCTATAAAGACGGAGAGGCAAAATGGGAGTCCAAAGTGA